Genomic segment of Oncorhynchus tshawytscha isolate Ot180627B linkage group LG13, Otsh_v2.0, whole genome shotgun sequence:
CTGACAGTCTGCTCAGAAGACACTGTGGATGTGCACGATATAGAGCTCATGCAGTACATCAACGTGGACTGCTCCAAACTTAAAAGACTGCTCCAAGGTAGCTCAATTCCTTGtatgtcatactctttttttattttttttttatagtttTTTGCTAATACTCTTACTTTTTACTACATCCTCTCAGAAACGGTATTAAAATTCAAAGCCCTGAAGAAACCTGCCCAACTTGCCGTCATTAACAGTTTGGAAAAGGTTTGTGCACCAATATATCTATATTCAGTGCTGCTGTTTTGTGTTTTTGAAGTATTTTACTAcatggccaaaggtatgtggacaccccttcaaattagtggttttggctatttcagccacaccagtttcTGACCGGTGAGCCGTGAAGTGATGggccacaagctcacagaatgggaccactgagtgctgaagtgcgtagtgtACTTGCCTGTTTTTGGTTGCAATACtcattaccgagttccaaactgcctctggaagcaacgtcagcacaaaaactgatgtcgggagattcatgaaatgggtttcattGGCCGAGcagacgcacacaagcctaagatcatcatgcgcgATGGCAAgcgtcggctgaagtggtgtaaagctcatcaccattggactctggaacagtggaaacgtgttctctggagtgatgaatcacggttcaccatctggcagtccgactgacAAATCTGCATGTGGATGCCAGgaaaatgctacctgccccaatgcgtaGTGTCAAGtgtacagtttggtggaggaggaacaatggtctgtggctgtttttcatggttcaggctaggccccttagttccagtgaagggaaatctaaaCTCTACAgcttacaatgacattctaggcaattctgtgcttacaactttgtggcaacagtttggagaaggccctttcctgtttcagcatgacaatgcccccatgcacaaagcaagatccatacagaaatggtttgttgagaccGGTGTGGTagatcttgactggcctgcacagagccctgacctcaaccccatcgaacacctttgggatgaattggaacgccgactgcgcgCCAGGCCTAATCtcacaacatcagtgcccaacctcactaatgctcttgcagCTGAATGGAATCAAGTTTCCGCAGCAGTGTttgaacatctagtggaaagccttcccagtagagtggaggctgttatagtagcaaagggggaccaactccttattaatgcccatgattttagaatgagatgtttgactagcaggtgtccacataccatTGAACATGTAGTGTATTATTCATGGTATTCACTACTGCCACCTCTTGGCTGCTGGTGAAAGTTTTAAAATACAATTTTCCACTTTGAGGACATTACAGGTTTTCATTGATCCAGGTTTATTGGAAAAAACATTGAAATGTGTAATGAAATGGCAGCTATAGGAAAAATGCTCTAAAGATTGACACCATTTTTTAAACTTTCTTTATTGCTACAAATGATGATAGGAGCAATGTTTTTCAAATAAATGTTGATTGCCGAATAGTGTTGACGGTACGCAGAGCATTATGCAAGTTTTACTAAGTTTTACTATCCCATTATTTCAGATCAACTGCAGTGCAAAGTTCACCATGACAATAAATTGGCACATAGGAATTATTAGACTATGGCAGATTAGTAAATTCTTGCGCTCTATCCATGCTGGCCTTtgtgggctacctgagacatgggACAGATGGCTGGGAGGGAATCCAGGCTGTCGCCATATTATTCATGTGCAATTTGCCTAAATggataatggaaacacttcaacTCCTTCATGTTTATTCAACACAAGGTTTTTGTGAAAACGTCTTCTGTTTGTTGGTGTGACTTCATTACGTCCAGCTGTTTTTATCGACACAAAACAGTTGGATGGAAATGCACCGTAGCAGGCAATTGATCTGtggcttcggaaagtattcagacccctggactttttccacattttgttacattacagccttattctaaaaattttttgcaaatgtattaaaattattTTCTATTCAAACGTTCTAAATGTCGCCAATAAATCACTGGAAAAGTTCATGGAAACATAGCTACTGTCCCATTCCAGAGAGGACAGTGCTAAATATTTGTGTTCCTCCCCAGGCCTTTTGGAACTGGGTAGAGAACTACCCTGATGAGTTTACCATGCTCTACCAGAGACCACAGACGGACATGGCAGGTCAGTATTCTCAAGTGCCTTGTATTGGACTGAAACACAATGCAGATGCTATCATTACATGCGCATTtcattgtacttttttttttaatgtgaaaTCTTCAGTCTCAAAGGGACTGTAGGGAACAGATCAGGACGATAAATAAGAAGTATGATGAGTTAAGGGCTATCTCACTCGTCTGTCTGGCACGCCCTTTAGATGCTGCGGAGAGGCTGTTTGACCTGGTGGACAGCTTTGCTGAGAGTGCCAAGAGGAAGGCAGCGGTGTGGCCTCTACagatcatcctcctcatcctcctgtccCGAGATCACACACATCATCTCtcgagaggtggtggaggagagcaAGGCCAACAAGGTGAGAtgagtgcgcacacacacacactgggattaAATAGGTAGTGTGGCTGATAGAGAAAGCAACTATCTCGTTACAGAagctgttcctggagagcttgaGGAAGGCTCTAGCAGGCCAGGGGGGCAGCAAGCAACTAACAGAGAGTGCAGCCATCGCCTGTGTCAAACTGTGCAAGGCCTCCACCTACATCAACCGGGAGGACCACTCGGGCATCTTCCTCCTCGTGCAGTCCATCGTGGTGGACCTCAAGGTCAGATAAACGAAACACTCTGTTGCCCTCTGGGGGCTAGGGAACACTACAGCAGTGGTGTCTGGGTTTTATGTTCGTCATTCCAGTCGTGGAGTAAAATTGACAAAGAAATGTTCTATATAGAAAGGACAATCTACAACGTCCTGAACGGTAAACAATTATTGATATGCCTATGGCTACCCCTTAGACTTTTATAGTGCAACTTTTGTGCTAGTGCTACCGCTATGGAGCTATGACCATTTTGCTAATACCTATCCAATCCTTTCTGACCTTCACAAAGCCCCTTGCGTAAGGGTTAATTGGGAAATTGGTTAAATTGGTTAATTTGGAATATTGCAGACGGTCACATACAGACACTATCCCATCAGGCCCTGCTCTTCAACCCCACCAAGCCCTTCTCTCGCGGGGCAGGCAGCCAGAACGCAGATGTGGACCTCATGATCGACTGCTTCGTCGCCTGTTTCCGTATCAACCCTCACAACAATCAGCACTTTAAGGTCAGTCAGTCTGCTCAGCGCATTGCCAGAAAATGTGCAGACCATGTCTGAATGATACCTTGGTGTCAAAGCGGCTTTTTTGACGAAACATTAATAAAGACATTCTCGTCAGGTCTGTTTGGCCTCCGCCTCCCCCTCTACCTTTCACTTTGTCCTGGTCAACTCCCTGCACAGAATCATCACCAATGTACGTTTGTACCGTCTCCACTACGACTGAACTTGGTAGGAAGTAGAAGTACATTTGATAGGACAGTGCTGATCTCATTGGCCTTTCCCACAGCAGTGCAATATTAATGATCTTCCATCCTCTTCATCCTTTAGTCTGATCTGGACTGGTGACCTAAGATTGATGCAGTGTACTGCTACTCTGGAGAGCTGCGACTAATGTTCTCAGACACTCTGAGCCGAGTGATGCAAGGCCTTCACACACATGCCCCACTACGCATGACGCCGGTGAGAAAGGGactacacacacgcgcacattcACACTCACTTTCACACCAATCGTTTGAAACACCTTTTGTTTTCCTGTGTAAGCAAACCTCTTGGGAAAAGTATGTATTAGCTACACCTAAATGTACaacttctctctctgacagactcTGTCATTTAAAGAGAAAATGACCACCAGCCTTAAGTTCAAAGAGAAAACCACAGACCTGGATACACGCAGCTACAAGTGCCTCCTCCTCGCTCTGGTCAAACTCATCCACGCTGACCCCAAACTCATGCTGCACGTAAGTCTGACACCAAccaccacatacagttgaagtcggaggtttacatacacttaggttggagtcattaaaattagtttttcaaccactccacaaatttcttgttaaccaactatagttttggcaagtcggttaggacatctactttgtgcatgacacaagtcattttctgttggaggaaattatagttgaaattattaataatgtatacatttcaataagaaccatttattctaatactattatgttatggtatgaaatgtatgggttcttggttaagctgttactgaaaatgtaagtaaaacgaattaattgtctgtaccttgcgggaagtttaagggagagggatgatatatattttctgacagataagaatgGTCCTTGATATTCCATTAGTGGAGGAGAAGatatcttttagacagattggaatgtttggtttatgaggggagtagaagacatctccagacctgaagacaCTGCGCTATTGTGTGGATAGGAGAGGGTGTGAGAAACTGATGATGTCATTTTATGTTGTCTCTTTAAAATGTAAGGTTCTTTGTATTTTGCTTCAGTACTCTCTTGtaataaacgctgttacctgacttttaagactggtctcgatctatttcatgcataattaatgaatttACAACTCATTAATGAAATAGCGAGAGTGCGAATTTGATTTTGGCtataaaacatataggaatttagaattcctctaacattttccaacaattatttacagacagatgatttcacttataattcactgtatcacaattctagtgggtcagaagtttacatacactaagttgacagtgcctttaaagagcttggaaaattccagaaaattatatcatggctttagaagcttctgataggctaattgatatcatttgagtcaattggaggtgtacctgtggatggagcctgcggctatggaaccctgacctgttcaccggacgtgctacctgtcccagacctgctgttttcaactctatagagacagcaagagcggtagagatactctcaatgaccgtgcttctacacctgcattgcttgctgtttggggttttaggcgggGTTtcggtacagcactttgagatatcagctgatgtacgaagggctatagaaataaatttgatttgaatgatcggctatgaaaagccaactgacatttactcctgaggtgctgacctgttgcaccctcgacaactactgtgattattattatttgaccatgctggtcatttatgaacatttgaacatcttggccgtgttctgttataatctccacccggcacagccagaagaggactggccaccaatcatagcctggttcctctctgggtttcttcctaagttttggcctttctagggagtttttcctagccactgtgcttctacacctgcattgctttctgtttggggttttaggctgggtttctgtacagcactttgagatgtcagctgatgtaagaagggctatagaaATAAATTTAAATggatatttcaaggcctaccttcaaactcagtgcctctttgcttgacataatgggaaaatcaaaagaaatcagccaagacctcagaaaaaaaattgtagacctccacaagtctggtacatccttgggagaaatttccaaatgcctgaaggtaccacgttcatctgtacaaacagtacaaacaccatgggaccatgcagccgtcatagcgctcaggaaggagactcgttctgtctcctagagattaacgtactttggtgcgaaaactgaaaatcaatcccagaacaacagcaaaggaccttgtgaagatgctggaggaaaccgatgcaaaagtatctatatctacagtaaaatgagtcccatATTGACAGAACATGAAAGGccactcagtaaggaagaagccactgctccaaaaccgccataaaaaagccagattacggtttgcacacggagacaaagatcgtactttttggagaaatgtcctatggtctgatgaaacaaaaatagaactgtttggccataatgactgaataaagtggtgatcctaactgacctaaaacagggactttttactaggattaaatgtcaggaattgtgaaaaactgagtttaaatgtacttggctacggtgtatgtaaacttcctacttcaactgtatatactgagaCAATGTCCCTTGGTTCTGTTTGAATAGTTAATCACCCTCCCTTCCACTTATGTGGGTGGTTCGATTTCCTCTCCGCCCTTGCGTTCACCCATACATGCATGTTTGacattgtgtgtgttgtagaacCCAGGGAAGCAGGCTCAGGAGGTGCAGCTTCCCAGATGCAGATTAAGCCTAGTTCTGaactaaaaagcactttcaataGAGAATTTCCATTCAAAATAATGTTTAAGTCTAGGACTAGCTTAGGTCTGGAAAACCGTCCGGAGTTTTTTGCAGTTATACAAGTCAAATACACGTGTTGGACATGTCTAAATGTGTGTCTAACTCCACTCTGCTCGCCCAGGAGTGTGCCACGCAGGGCAGTGGAATCCCCATCTGCAGACAGGCCCAGACCAAACTGGAGGTGTGTCTATACATGTTTCTGTGGAGCCCTGACACCGAGGCCGTGCTGGTGGCCATGTCCTGCTTCAGACACCTGTGTGAGGAGGCTGACATCCGCTGTTCTGCTGACGAGGTGCTCGTCCAGAACATCCTGCCCAACTACGCCACCTTCACAGAGTTCGCCTCCGTCAGCAACATAATGGCCACCGGTCAGTAAAAACACTATGTTAAGAACACCACTATAACATGCTCTGAGAGTCACTAAAAAGGCCAACGGTTTCAGACAGTGACTCCGCTACTTGTTTCTCTGTTTGGTAGGATGTTCCACCCTGCAGAAGAGAGTGATGGCCTTGTTGAGAAGGATAGAGCACCCCACTGCAGGAAACACTGAGGTGTGAAAGAATAAAGAAGCATAAAATACAGTTTATCCTTGCTTATATCCTTCCAGTATTAGTGACTTGTCCCTTCTTGTTTCCATGTCTCACCCCAGGCATGGGAGGACACGCATGCAAAATGGGAGCAGGACACCAAACAGATTCTGAACTTTACCAAAAACAAGGTGGAGGATGGTCAGGTAAGAGCACTTACATTTTATGATTTGGGTGTGTTTCActgttaataaaaaataataatatagggACCATTGCTCCAAACTCTACCCCATTTCTCTCCCCCTGCAGGAGTGGATCAACATGACAGGCTTCCTGTGTGCTCTGGGTGGGGTGTGTCTGTCCCAGCACAGCAAGCCCTGTGGCCCCACCACCTACAGCCCCCCCATGGGCCCCATGAGTGAACGCAAGTACTCTATGGTCTCTGTGGGCGTCTGTGAGGTCAACGCTGCAGCTGGAGCCTCAGccacctgctcctcctcttcctccactgaAACCCCCCTGGGCAGGTTCCTGGACCGCCTGCTGGTATGTGGTCATGAGAGGGTGGGTCTACACGTCCGCACCAACGTCAAGGAGCTGCTGGGGCTGGAGCTCAGCCCGGTCCTGTACCACATGCTCTTCAACAAGCTAAGGAACAGCATCGGACGCTTCTTCGACACACAGTGGCCGGTGAGTGGATGGGCTGCGGAGGAGGATGGGGCACGTTAACCAATTATTTGAATTGTATTAGTGTAGAATGTCATTCTAGGGAGTTTTACAGGGGGATGGTGACTTTTTTGCTGATTGCAGCACAGAGCCCTGCCTGCGCTGATATTGTTGAATTTCATTAGTTCATTATAAAGCTGATTTGTTGACATTAGCAGGAAAGTAGTTTAAACTGATTTCATTAATTTGTCTCTGTGCCCTTGCAGGTCCCCATCAATGACACTAACACACAGTTTGTGGAGCAGACCATTGCCATCATGAAGAACCTACTGGATAACCATGCTGAGGGCAGCTCAGAGCACCTTGGACAGGCCAGCATAGAGACCATGATGCTCAACCTGGTCAGGTGAGAGACAAACACTCACAGCTTATGAAATACCTAATCAGTTGTCACTCTTCAGGACCTTATTCGGTCAGATCTCACTCCCCCAGGTACGTGCGTGTCTTAGGCAACACGTTGCATGCCATCCTGCTGAAAACCAAGCTGTGCCAGCTGGTGGAGGTgatgatggagagatgagacGACCTGTCCTTCTGCCAGGAGATGAAGTTCAGGTGAGCGACAGAGACTGCACTCCCTCCTGGACAGACCTAAACTCTAGCTTAACGCTAGCCAAACTAGCTAAATGCTACTTAAAGCTTCAGTCAGCAGTTCAAACAATTTAAAAAAGTTGGATTGGTCTGGAGAAATATTACCACTCCCAAATTCACAGACAGAGCTATAGAATGACCATACCTGATataaaaattatagttttaacaatGCGTTGAGGCTATGTAGTGTTTTGTTTACATGTACTTAGTTTATAAACGTTGGAGTAAAAGAAGTGTATATTttgagttctgatggggtacgacagctCATAagacatttataagttatattcttcaagaatcaatcaTTTTTGTTAATTCAACCCCTCACCACATCTGCCAGGAACAAGATGGTGGAGTACCTGACAGACTGGATGATGGGCACCTCCAACCAGGCTGCTGATGACAATATCAAGTGTCTGACCAGTATGGAGGCGGTGGTGTCTCTGTTAGCTGGCCTGCCTCTTCagccagaggagggagatggggtggaGCTGATGGAGGCCAAGTCCCAGCTCTTCCTCAAGTAACTACAACATGCTTTACTCATATACCTTTTTTAaatgcttttattttattttttacctttttatttaactagtcagttaagaacaaattcttattttcaatgacggcctaggaacagtgggttaactgcctgttcaggggcaggacgacagatttgtaccttgtcagcttggggattcgaacttgcaactaccctgccgccccatatacacTCCTATACCTTTTAGTCATGTAGCTGACGtgcttatccagagagacttagtTATCTGTTGCTGCTCTTCAGCTTTCTGTTTACTGTGCATGCTGTAACATTTCCACACGCAAAATAAACTGTGTTTTCTGTATAGAAGTAAAGGAATACATTAACTTAAATGTGCACATGATTTTAATTCAAACTGCCTGTTAAGTGTTCTGAACCCTGCTTTACCCCCTGTACCCAGGTACTTTACCCTGTTTATGAACCTGCTGAATGACTGCAGTGAGGTAGAGGATGATGGCCAGCCGGTGGTTGGGAGGAAGAGGGGCATGTCTCGACGCCTGGCCTCCCTCAGACACTGTACTGTCCTGGCCATGTCCAACCTCCTCAACGCCAACGTGGACAGCGGACTCATGCACTCTATCGGTGatctactgtagcagtagtatTTCTCCACCTTTTTATAGTGCCAGGAAAGCTATAATGTTAGTCCTTCCATCTACCGAGGACCAAAATGAACAATCAAACCTCAAATATAATGTCCCTGTATCCTTTGCCACCTTAATCTTTCTCTTgtgccccctctgtctctctatccgtctctctctcctccccccaccatCCACCCTTCTCCAGGTTTGGGCTACCATAAGGACCTGCAGACACGGGCCACCTTCATGGAGGTTCTGACTAAGATCCTCCAGCAGGGGACAGAGTTTGACACACTGGCAGAGACGGTGCTGGCAGAccgctttgaaaggctggtggaGCTGGTCACCAtgatgggagaccagggagagctGCCCATCGCCATGGCACTGGCCAATGTGGTGCCAGGATCCCAATGGGTATGTACGAAACACAGCCTTTTGGGTGACTAACCTTCACAATGATGAGCACTACAATAACAAACCTGATTTATTAGTAGAATCAGACATGTTAGTGCAAGGCTGGAGCAAACGCCTGCATgtcctgtagctctccaggaaaagGGTTTGCCACCCCTGTGCAAGTATGAGAATTTGAGGCAGTAGTTGTTGAAACATAGTGTGTCTTCTTCAGGACGAGCTGGCCCGTGTGTTGGTGACACGGTTTGACTCTCGCCACCAGCTGTATCAGCTGCTGTGGAATATGTTCTCCAAAGAGGTAGAGCTGGCTGACTCCATGCAGACTCTCTTCAGAGGCAACAGTCTGGCCAGTAAAATCATGACCTTCTGTTTCAAGGTAAAACCACATTTCTCTCCCATACAGACAATTTTAAATGGTATAACCTGAAGCACTCGCACCAAGCCTGGAATTTTAAAGGCATTTTAATGTTGAAATTCTTTGTGTTAGGTTTACGGGGCGGCGTACCTACAGAAGCTCCTGGAGCCTCTACTTAAAGGGGTCGTCACCACCCCAGAGTGGCACAACATCAGCTTTGAGGTGGACACAACCAGGTCGGAACATTAACCGGAAGCATTCCACCAGTTAGACTGTGGTAGCCTGGTGTGGTGGTAAAGGATAGCA
This window contains:
- the LOC121838754 gene encoding neurofibromin-like (The sequence of the model RefSeq protein was modified relative to this genomic sequence to represent the inferred CDS: added 60 bases not found in genome assembly), producing MAAHKPVEWVQAVINRFDEQLPVKTGHQNNHTKVSTEHNKECLINISKYKFPHLISGLTNILKNVNNMRIFGEAAEKNLYLSQLIILDTLEKCLASQSKDCLRLDETMLVKQLLPEICHFIHTYREGHQHAAELRASASGVLFSLSCNNFNAVFSRISTRLQELTVCSEDTVDVHDIELMQYINVDCSKLKRLLQETVLKFKALKKPAQLAVINSLEKAFWNWVENYPDEFTMLYQRPQTDMADAAERLFDLVDSFAESAKRKAAVWPLQIILLILLSRDHTHHLSRGGGGEQGQQEAVPGELEEGSSRPGGQQATNRECSHRLCQTVQGLHLHQPGGPLGHLPPRAVHRGGPQGPALQPHQALLSRGRQPERRCGPHDRLLRRLFPYQPSQQSAL